From Novosphingobium resinovorum, the proteins below share one genomic window:
- a CDS encoding RelA/SpoT domain-containing protein, whose amino-acid sequence MSLRPRLKRRPTIENKLRRFPDMQLSRMHDIAGCRIIFPTVEELLDFRAHFHKARFKHKRRGAGQEGRWNYLTHPKPDGYRGIHEVYEYDVRSEGGKTWNGLNVEIQFRTIIQHAWSTAVEVAGLLTHDKPKFGQGNEILIEQFRLASELLARRYEGSTSCYPDIPLENLIDRFHFCEIETRIIDLFRRVNTKVVDIDFRKNNILVFPYVPENEENASNLEVYSYSNVFRAIQRYNELEDELQNKADVVLVRADTFENVRVTFRNYFADTTDFVSLLDGAVQF is encoded by the coding sequence ATGAGTTTGCGCCCTAGGCTCAAACGCCGCCCAACAATCGAGAACAAATTGCGTCGATTTCCGGACATGCAGTTATCGCGAATGCACGATATCGCCGGATGTCGTATCATCTTTCCTACGGTCGAAGAGCTATTAGATTTCCGCGCTCACTTTCATAAAGCACGCTTTAAGCACAAGCGAAGAGGAGCAGGACAGGAGGGAAGATGGAACTACCTTACTCACCCTAAGCCTGATGGATACCGTGGCATTCACGAAGTATATGAATATGATGTTCGATCTGAGGGCGGAAAAACCTGGAATGGTTTGAATGTAGAAATACAATTCCGAACTATCATCCAACATGCTTGGTCTACTGCAGTTGAAGTTGCCGGCCTCCTAACTCACGACAAACCTAAATTTGGCCAAGGCAATGAAATTCTGATAGAGCAGTTCAGATTAGCGAGCGAGCTTTTAGCACGGCGCTATGAAGGCAGCACATCCTGCTATCCGGATATTCCGCTCGAAAATCTTATTGATAGATTTCATTTCTGCGAAATAGAAACACGAATAATCGATCTATTTAGGCGCGTAAATACCAAAGTCGTGGACATCGATTTTCGCAAGAATAATATTCTTGTGTTTCCATATGTTCCAGAAAATGAAGAAAATGCAAGCAACCTCGAAGTGTATTCCTACAGCAATGTATTTCGCGCAATCCAAAGATACAACGAACTAGAAGACGAACTTCAAAATAAGGCAGATGTTGTTTTAGTCCGAGCAGATACTTTCGAAAATGTCAGAGTGACATTTAGAAATTATTTTGCAGACACAACTGACTTCGTGAGCCTTCTTGACGGTGCCGTTCAATTTTGA
- a CDS encoding SAM-dependent methyltransferase produces the protein MALGILDRFLERGVRQGVLELARPDGSLRRFGTPAEGFPHVRIRLTDKGAERRILRDPRLGAAEAFMDGQLEVEQGDIMDLVYLLRANARWDKGGELKEHTPLKKVVGKVVTLVDGINRAASAKKNIAHHYDVGNDLYNLFLDIEHMQYSCAYWPSDDITLEQAQTAKLAHIAAKLAIEPGQKVLDIGCGWGGMAIYLAKHFDVSVKGITLSEEQLVLARQRAVEAGVSGRIDFELIDYRDLAARGDKFERIVSVGMFEHVGQAQFDRFFRDCATMLDDEGVMLMHTIGRMGGPGSTDAFTRKYIFPGGYIPALSETVEASEKVRLIATDVENLRLHYAKTLREWYKRCVANKEAIVKLHDERFYRMWIFYLSGATAAFESGGMCNYQIQYTRSRHALPLTRDYITEGEKVLLGA, from the coding sequence ATGGCACTCGGCATACTTGACCGCTTCCTCGAGCGCGGCGTCCGACAGGGCGTGCTCGAACTGGCCCGCCCCGACGGCTCCCTCCGTCGCTTTGGAACCCCCGCAGAAGGCTTTCCCCACGTCCGCATCCGCCTGACCGACAAGGGCGCCGAACGCCGCATCCTGCGCGATCCGCGCCTGGGCGCCGCCGAAGCCTTCATGGACGGTCAGCTCGAAGTCGAGCAGGGCGACATCATGGACCTCGTCTACCTGCTGCGCGCCAACGCGCGGTGGGACAAGGGCGGCGAACTGAAGGAGCATACCCCGCTCAAGAAGGTGGTCGGCAAGGTCGTCACTCTCGTCGACGGCATCAACCGCGCCGCCAGCGCCAAGAAGAACATCGCCCACCACTACGACGTGGGCAACGACCTCTACAACCTGTTCCTCGACATCGAGCACATGCAGTATTCCTGCGCCTACTGGCCCAGCGACGACATCACGCTGGAGCAGGCGCAGACCGCCAAGCTCGCCCACATCGCCGCCAAGCTGGCGATCGAGCCGGGCCAGAAAGTGCTCGACATCGGCTGCGGCTGGGGCGGCATGGCGATCTATCTCGCCAAACACTTCGACGTTTCGGTCAAGGGCATCACGCTCTCCGAGGAACAGCTGGTGCTGGCCCGCCAGCGCGCCGTGGAAGCGGGCGTCTCGGGCCGCATCGACTTCGAGTTGATCGACTACCGCGACCTCGCCGCGCGCGGCGACAAGTTCGAGCGGATCGTCTCGGTCGGCATGTTCGAGCACGTCGGCCAGGCCCAGTTCGACCGCTTCTTCCGCGACTGCGCGACGATGCTGGACGACGAGGGCGTGATGCTGATGCACACCATCGGCCGCATGGGCGGGCCCGGCTCGACCGACGCCTTCACCCGCAAGTACATCTTCCCCGGCGGCTACATCCCGGCGCTGAGCGAGACGGTGGAGGCCAGCGAAAAGGTCCGCCTGATCGCCACCGACGTGGAGAACCTGCGCCTCCACTACGCCAAGACCCTGCGCGAATGGTACAAGCGCTGCGTCGCCAACAAGGAGGCCATCGTCAAGCTGCATGACGAGCGCTTCTACCGCATGTGGATCTTCTACCTCTCCGGCGCGACCGCCGCCTTCGAGAGCGGCGGCATGTGCAACTACCAGATCCAGTACACCCGTTCGCGCCACGCCCTGCCCCTCACCCGCGACTACATCACGGAAGGAGAGAAAGTGCTGCTGGGCGCGTAA
- a CDS encoding IS5 family transposase (programmed frameshift): MTRWRYELTDKEWLILKPLLPNKPRGVRRVDDRRVLNGILWRFRSGAPWAEVPERYGPSTTCYNRFIRWRKAGVWDRLLAAVSAGFNGELVMIDSTCMRVHQHGATGKKGDPSDHGMGRSRGGLTTKLHALVDADGRPVGLRLTGGQVHDACEAEALIEAIPEGATLLGDKGYDSTAIREAAAARNIWANIPNRSNRKQRFGFSSWLYRQRNLVERFFNRIKQFRGIATRYDKDAANYLAAIKLICVRLWCNA; this comes from the exons ATGACGCGGTGGCGATATGAACTGACGGACAAGGAATGGCTCATCCTCAAGCCGTTGCTGCCCAACAAGCCGCGTGGAGTGCGCCGCGTCGATGACCGCCGGGTGCTGAACGGGATACTTTGGCGTTTCCGTTCTGGTGCTCCGTGGGCAGAGGTCCCGGAACGCTATGGTCCGTCGACGACCTGCTACAACCGGTTCATCCGCTGGCGAAAGGCTGGAGTGTGGGACCGATTGTTGGCGGCGGTTTCCGCCGGTTTCAACGGCGAGTTGGTGATGATCGATTCCACTTGCATGCGCGTCCACCAGCACGGTGCGACGGGCAAAAAGGGGGATC CCAGCGATCATGGCATGGGACGTTCCCGGGGCGGCCTTACGACCAAACTCCACGCTCTTGTCGACGCTGATGGACGTCCTGTCGGACTGCGACTGACGGGTGGCCAGGTCCATGATGCATGCGAAGCTGAAGCGCTGATCGAGGCCATTCCCGAGGGTGCCACCCTGCTCGGTGATAAGGGCTATGACAGCACGGCCATTCGCGAGGCGGCCGCGGCCAGAAACATCTGGGCCAACATTCCCAACCGCTCCAACCGTAAGCAGCGCTTCGGCTTCTCGTCATGGCTCTACCGCCAGCGTAATCTCGTCGAGCGCTTCTTCAATCGGATCAAGCAGTTCCGGGGCATCGCCACCCGATATGACAAGGATGCTGCCAACTATCTCGCGGCCATCAAGCTCATATGCGTCAGGCTGTGGTGCAATGCGTAA
- a CDS encoding argininosuccinate synthase — translation MSDSIKKVVLAYSGGLDTSVILKWLQVTYNCEVVTFTADLGQGEELEPARAKAKLMGLPDENIYIDDLREEFVRDFVFPMMRANARYEGDYLLGTSIARPLISKRLIEIAHETGADAVAHGATGKGNDQVRFELSAYALDPNIKVIAPWREWDLTSRTALIQWAEQHQIPVPKDKRGESPFSTDANLLHTSSEGKVLEDPWEETPDYVYSRTVNPEDAPDAPEYITIDFEKGDGVALNGVAMSPATLLTQLNELGRKHGIGRLDLVENRFVGMKSRGMYETPGGEIYARAHRGIEQITLDRGAAHLKDELMPKYAELIYNGFWFAPEREMLQAAIDHSQARVNGTVRLKLYKGCASVVGRKSADSLYSERHVTFEDDAGAYDQKDAAGFIKLNALRLRLLAQRDAK, via the coding sequence ATGTCCGACAGCATCAAGAAGGTCGTCCTCGCCTACTCCGGCGGCCTCGACACCAGCGTCATCCTCAAGTGGCTCCAGGTCACCTACAACTGCGAGGTGGTGACCTTCACCGCCGACCTCGGCCAGGGTGAGGAACTCGAACCCGCCCGTGCCAAGGCCAAGCTGATGGGCCTGCCGGACGAGAACATCTACATCGACGACCTGCGCGAGGAATTCGTGCGCGACTTCGTGTTCCCGATGATGCGCGCCAATGCCCGCTACGAAGGCGACTATCTCCTCGGCACCTCGATCGCCCGCCCGCTGATCTCCAAGCGCCTGATCGAGATCGCCCACGAGACCGGCGCCGATGCCGTCGCGCACGGCGCCACCGGCAAGGGCAACGACCAGGTCCGCTTCGAACTCTCGGCCTATGCGCTCGACCCGAACATCAAGGTCATCGCCCCCTGGCGCGAGTGGGACCTGACCAGCCGCACCGCCCTCATCCAGTGGGCCGAGCAGCACCAGATCCCCGTCCCCAAGGACAAGCGCGGCGAAAGCCCCTTCTCGACCGACGCCAACCTCCTGCACACCTCGTCCGAGGGCAAGGTGCTGGAAGATCCGTGGGAAGAGACTCCTGACTACGTCTACTCGCGCACCGTCAACCCGGAAGACGCGCCGGATGCGCCCGAATACATCACCATCGACTTCGAGAAGGGTGACGGCGTCGCCCTCAACGGCGTGGCGATGAGCCCGGCCACCCTCCTCACCCAGCTGAACGAGCTGGGCCGCAAGCACGGCATCGGCCGCCTCGACCTCGTCGAGAACCGCTTCGTCGGCATGAAGTCGCGCGGCATGTACGAGACGCCGGGCGGCGAGATCTACGCCCGCGCCCATCGCGGCATCGAGCAGATCACGCTCGACCGCGGCGCCGCTCACCTCAAGGACGAGCTGATGCCGAAGTACGCGGAGCTCATCTACAACGGCTTCTGGTTCGCCCCTGAGCGCGAGATGCTGCAGGCCGCGATCGACCACAGCCAGGCCCGCGTCAACGGCACCGTGCGCCTCAAGCTCTACAAGGGCTGTGCCTCGGTCGTCGGCCGCAAGAGCGCCGACTCGCTCTACTCCGAACGCCACGTCACGTTCGAGGACGATGCCGGCGCCTACGACCAGAAGGATGCGGCGGGCTTCATCAAGCTCAACGCCCTTCGCCTGCGCCTGCTGGCCCAGCGTGACGCCAAGTAA
- a CDS encoding septal ring lytic transglycosylase RlpA family protein → MALCAAVVLPFAGPAQAEAPVASQALVLAPVAGVNAVAAAEVPAVLTAPEDDDIQVTPIAGGIASFYGRHLKGARTASGERYAPDGLTAAHRTLPFGTQVQVTNPANGEVVVVTINDRGPFHGNRVIDLSDAAADELGITRMGSGKVELAVLGN, encoded by the coding sequence ATGGCGCTGTGCGCTGCCGTCGTCCTGCCCTTCGCAGGCCCCGCTCAGGCCGAAGCCCCGGTAGCTTCGCAAGCTCTCGTTCTTGCTCCTGTCGCTGGCGTCAACGCCGTCGCCGCCGCAGAAGTTCCCGCCGTCCTCACCGCGCCCGAAGACGACGACATCCAGGTCACCCCCATCGCGGGCGGCATCGCCAGCTTCTACGGCCGCCACCTCAAGGGCGCCCGCACCGCCAGCGGCGAACGCTACGCGCCCGACGGACTGACCGCCGCGCACCGCACCCTGCCCTTCGGCACGCAAGTGCAGGTCACCAATCCAGCCAATGGCGAAGTCGTCGTCGTCACCATCAACGATCGCGGCCCCTTCCACGGCAACCGCGTGATCGACCTGTCCGACGCCGCCGCCGACGAACTCGGCATCACCCGCATGGGCAGCGGCAAGGTCGAACTGGCCGTCCTCGGCAACTGA